The DNA window CCCTCATGAGCCCGACTAAATAAACAAACGTAAACCCTGAACCTGCGGGGATAAAACCTGAAGAGCTTATCCCTATTCTTCAAACAAAAAATGGGAGCTCGCTTCAGGGAGCTCAAAAAGTTGGTAAGCCCCCCCAAAATCTTTCACTTTTCGGCAAAACCTCAGCACCTCACCCAGCACCTCAAGCTCCCCGGGCCCGATGGGATCAAATCCTTCTTCTACAATATAATTGAGCCCTGCCCGGTGAAGGAGCAAATGGGTCACCCCTTCTCTCCGCCAGGCTGAGATCAGAGCCTCAGCATCATAACCGTGGAGATAAAGGGAATGGGAAAAGCGATCCAAAATGGAATCAGGAAGGCAATCCCGCTGGCAGTGATAACTTCTGGGTTCCCAAAGGAAAAGAACCCTGGCCCCCGGGGGCAAATCCTGGTTAATGAACTCTATAGCCTTGATATACCATCCAAGACGGCGAGCGAGAAAATCTTCCTCCCTTTCAAAGCCCACAATAACTCTCAAGGGAGAAACTTCAATAGTGCCCAGAGAAAATTCTACCAGGTTGAAAACCAGCACTAAAACAATAGCGGCCCGGAAGACCCACCCCAAATTCACGGGCCTAGGTGGCAGCGCCTCCAGTGCTCTGACCCCGACTGAAAGGGCTATGGCCAGAACGCCAAAGGCCGGAAGCAGAAGGCGCCCCTGAACTAGCAATTGACTCCAGGCCAGCCCCAAAAGCCAGAAAGCGTAGAGGATGGAAAAGAAAATAAGAGCATCGCGCACTATCAAACGTTCCCGCTGGGATACAAGCTTCCAGCCGGCCAGGAGAGGAAAAAGCCCGAGGAACAAAGGCCCGAGGGAAGCCTGATAACCTTTGAGGCCCTCAACTCCCCAGATGGTGGCATCCCAAAGAGCGGTGACCAATTTAAAAGGAGCAGTGGTGGCGAAACCCGTCCACGGCCTTCCGAACCACCATCTCCGGTATTCATCCCAGTAAACCCCCTTGAGGAAAAACGGATAGAAAGGGTTGCCTGTAAGAGCCAGGTTTTTGATGAGCCAGGGAGAGAAAAGAAGGAATGCTATCAGAGGGAAAAGGAGGCACTCCCTCCTCCGGTTCACAATGAAGAGGAGGAAAGAAGCAGCCACCAGGACGGCCACGGCCGTATACTTGACCGAAAGGGCAAAGCCTGCCATCGCCCCGGCCAGGACGAGCCACCTCAAAGAACGCCTTTCGCGGTAGAATTCCAGGGCCTGGAAGGTCAAAGTTACATAAACCAGCAAAGCTATATCAACGTAGGGCCAGCTGGTTAGGATAAAAACCGTTGGAGCAGAGAGGACAAGCGCTCCCACCAGATAAGGGCTTTCTGAAAACCCAAGGCCTATGAAAGCTGCCAGGAGGCCGTAGGACCAGTGGATTACAGCGGCAGTTCTTTCGCCCGCAAGAGCCATAGCCCAGGTGAAAAGCATCTCCGTAAGCTGCGGGAACCCAAGGTAAGGTAAATCCAAGGGGTGAGAAATTTTCCCCTCTTTCAAGTAGAACTTTGGACCTGTAAGATGGTAAACGAGGGAATCCCAGGCAGAAGGCGGGGTTAAAGCCTGAAGGAGGGAGAGCCCCAGGGAAAGGAATATGTAAAAAGCGAGGAAACGCTCAAAGCGATTCTGAGGTTCTGGGAACTTAAACTTCCTCAAAGCCCGGACGAGCTCTGGCCCCGTCGCTGCAAGACCGAGCAAAGTCAATGGCCACACTACCGTGGGCCTCAGTAAGCCTACTGCTCCCAGAGCCATACTGCCTGAAGAGAGCAGCCCCATGCCCAGCG is part of the Anaerolineae bacterium genome and encodes:
- a CDS encoding glycosyltransferase family 39 protein, with protein sequence MASRRLYFALFMALVWLFLVVALYYVPHKPFSPSNLKALGKALSALAGGLATLALGTGLGLLTTKFFPFEPAQRMVWSAALGMGLLSSGSMALGAVGLLRPTVVWPLTLLGLAATGPELVRALRKFKFPEPQNRFERFLAFYIFLSLGLSLLQALTPPSAWDSLVYHLTGPKFYLKEGKISHPLDLPYLGFPQLTEMLFTWAMALAGERTAAVIHWSYGLLAAFIGLGFSESPYLVGALVLSAPTVFILTSWPYVDIALLVYVTLTFQALEFYRERRSLRWLVLAGAMAGFALSVKYTAVAVLVAASFLLFIVNRRRECLLFPLIAFLLFSPWLIKNLALTGNPFYPFFLKGVYWDEYRRWWFGRPWTGFATTAPFKLVTALWDATIWGVEGLKGYQASLGPLFLGLFPLLAGWKLVSQRERLIVRDALIFFSILYAFWLLGLAWSQLLVQGRLLLPAFGVLAIALSVGVRALEALPPRPVNLGWVFRAAIVLVLVFNLVEFSLGTIEVSPLRVIVGFEREEDFLARRLGWYIKAIEFINQDLPPGARVLFLWEPRSYHCQRDCLPDSILDRFSHSLYLHGYDAEALISAWRREGVTHLLLHRAGLNYIVEEGFDPIGPGELEVLGEVLRFCRKVKDFGGAYQLFELPEASSHFLFEE